The following proteins are co-located in the Bacillaceae bacterium S4-13-56 genome:
- a CDS encoding rRNA methyltransferase has product MWRIVGGRLIQTTDSTRVNFRTNISKAIVDKLNFIANENDTYVNYLLETGLQEVLAQDIITFDKKARPKDRVQFKTTYDKELLEEIKIFAKKNKLNFNDVIEYSVKYIDVESAKKRGHKFRIE; this is encoded by the coding sequence ATGTGGAGAATTGTTGGAGGAAGACTAATTCAAACCACTGATAGCACCAGAGTGAATTTTAGAACAAACATCAGCAAAGCAATTGTAGATAAATTAAACTTCATTGCAAATGAAAATGATACATATGTAAATTACTTATTAGAAACTGGACTACAAGAAGTTTTGGCACAAGATATAATTACTTTTGATAAAAAAGCGCGACCAAAAGACCGAGTACAATTTAAAACAACATACGATAAAGAATTATTAGAAGAAATTAAGATATTTGCTAAGAAAAATAAATTGAATTTCAATGATGTTATTGAATACAGTGTGAAATACATTGATGTGGAAAGCGCAAAGAAGAGGGGGCATAAATTTAGAATTGAATGA
- a CDS encoding copper-translocating P-type ATPase — MYVLFILATFIFFYGGKPFLTGSLDELKQKSPGMMTLIALAIVVAYVYSSLTVFGLAGNNFFWELATLIDIMLLGHWIEMRSVMGASNALEELVKMMPSDAHLVDNQGNVKEVKVSDLQESDKVLVKPGEKVPVDGKIMKGQSSVNESMLTGESVPVDKEVDDQVIGGSINGEGSLTVIVEKTGEDSYLSQVVMMVKEAQESRSKTQDLSNRAAKWLFYVALGAGLSTLVVWLLLGYDFSYALERMVTVMVIACPHALGLAAPLVVARSTALAAKRGLLIRNRANFEEARKIETIVFDKTGTLTEGKFGVTEIITEKGFQEEEVLQAAASLEAQSEHPIARGIVEGAKEKDISFDDPEDFESMTGKGIKGIVNGKEVIIVSPGYIKEQNISYKKDQFEELSEQGKTVVFVLINNELAGMIALADKVRVSAERAITRLKELNVKSMMLTGDNEKVAKWVAKQLKLDDVIAEVLPHEKADKIKEVKANGQKTAMTGDGVNDAPALANADLGIAIGAGTDVAMETADVILVKSDPEDVVSILELSKSTYRKMIQNLWWAAGYNIVTIPLAAGILFPIGIVLSPAVGAVLMSLSTVIVAINARMFKG, encoded by the coding sequence ATGTATGTCTTATTTATTTTGGCAACTTTTATCTTTTTTTATGGAGGAAAGCCATTCTTAACAGGGTCGTTAGATGAATTGAAACAAAAAAGCCCTGGGATGATGACTCTTATTGCGCTTGCAATAGTAGTTGCTTATGTCTACAGCTCATTAACCGTTTTCGGTCTTGCAGGGAATAATTTTTTCTGGGAATTGGCTACATTAATTGATATTATGTTGTTAGGGCATTGGATTGAAATGCGATCTGTGATGGGAGCATCCAATGCCTTAGAAGAACTTGTAAAAATGATGCCATCAGATGCTCATTTGGTTGATAATCAAGGAAATGTGAAAGAAGTGAAAGTTTCTGATCTTCAGGAAAGCGATAAAGTTCTGGTCAAACCAGGAGAAAAAGTTCCTGTTGATGGGAAAATTATGAAAGGGCAGTCCTCTGTTAATGAATCGATGTTAACTGGTGAATCGGTACCTGTGGACAAAGAGGTCGATGATCAAGTCATTGGTGGATCTATTAATGGGGAAGGTTCCTTAACTGTAATTGTTGAAAAAACAGGGGAAGACAGCTACCTCTCTCAAGTAGTAATGATGGTTAAAGAGGCTCAGGAATCCAGATCTAAAACACAGGATTTATCGAATCGAGCAGCTAAATGGCTATTTTATGTTGCGCTTGGAGCAGGGTTATCCACTTTAGTTGTTTGGCTTTTATTAGGATACGATTTTTCATATGCACTTGAAAGAATGGTAACAGTTATGGTTATTGCGTGCCCTCATGCTCTAGGCTTAGCCGCACCATTAGTCGTAGCAAGATCCACTGCGCTAGCGGCAAAACGCGGCTTGTTAATTCGTAATCGTGCTAATTTTGAAGAAGCGAGAAAAATTGAAACAATTGTATTTGATAAAACCGGAACATTGACAGAAGGGAAGTTTGGAGTAACTGAAATTATAACTGAAAAAGGTTTTCAAGAAGAAGAGGTACTACAAGCGGCTGCCTCTCTTGAAGCTCAATCTGAACATCCCATAGCAAGAGGGATTGTCGAAGGTGCCAAAGAAAAAGACATATCTTTTGATGATCCAGAGGACTTTGAATCGATGACAGGAAAGGGTATTAAAGGCATAGTGAATGGAAAAGAAGTTATCATTGTAAGTCCTGGTTATATAAAAGAACAAAATATCTCCTATAAAAAAGATCAATTTGAAGAATTATCTGAGCAGGGGAAAACGGTAGTATTTGTTTTAATCAACAATGAACTTGCCGGTATGATTGCTCTTGCCGATAAGGTGAGAGTAAGTGCTGAAAGAGCCATTACACGATTAAAAGAATTAAACGTAAAGTCCATGATGCTTACTGGAGATAATGAAAAAGTAGCAAAATGGGTAGCTAAACAATTAAAGTTAGATGATGTTATTGCAGAAGTATTGCCCCATGAAAAAGCAGATAAAATAAAAGAAGTAAAAGCTAACGGGCAAAAGACCGCTATGACAGGGGACGGTGTAAACGATGCTCCAGCACTAGCAAATGCTGACTTGGGGATCGCTATTGGAGCAGGAACTGATGTAGCAATGGAAACGGCCGATGTCATTTTGGTGAAAAGTGACCCTGAGGATGTTGTCTCTATTTTAGAACTCTCCAAATCAACTTATCGTAAAATGATTCAAAACCTTTGGTGGGCTGCAGGTTACAATATTGTTACCATACCATTAGCAGCAGGGATTTTATTTCCTATTGGAATCGTTTTAAGTCCTGCCGTTGGAGCCGTTTTAATGTCATTAAGTACGGTAATTGTTGCTATCAATGCTAGGATGTTTAAGGGGTAA
- a CDS encoding SHOCT domain-containing protein codes for MMGWMNDCAGGQGFFMWIGMILFWGLLFFAGFYFMKTYTGSSNSRVQNNAMDILKERFARGELSEEEYDRMKEKLK; via the coding sequence ATGATGGGTTGGATGAACGATTGCGCAGGAGGCCAGGGTTTTTTTATGTGGATAGGGATGATATTATTTTGGGGATTGTTATTTTTCGCTGGCTTTTATTTCATGAAAACATACACAGGAAGTTCAAACAGCAGAGTACAGAATAATGCAATGGATATACTAAAAGAACGTTTTGCAAGAGGGGAACTTAGCGAAGAAGAATACGATAGAATGAAGGAAAAGTTAAAGTGA
- a CDS encoding HAMP domain-containing sensor histidine kinase, whose translation MKKLSFKLGILFVIFILLIESMLFFFLYISITSERVNSETNNLLSRGKNHRDILEENFNENTIGHVALMESAAETMVVITDDNFSVIQASNEINRDMQTLMNRAKNMSFTHHGVLIETRWDTQPYLATATPIEINNSTKGYVFMFLGTESIRKMITDLTILFLVTGGATVLFSIITITFLSRFITHPIMQMKVATDKLNEGLHDVKLDIYREDELGELAQSIQKLSNDLEHLKKTRSEFLSSISHELRTPLTYLKGYADILKRPNLSEDDKQKYITIIQEEANHLTTLVKDLFILAKVDDNEFSIRKEPINLCQYLKEIIGRFQPAFHEKVIELNLECNDNLQVEIDPIRFRQVIDNLIDNAWKYSSSHSSVTVSVVEGHKVIVLKITDQGEGIPAKDIPFIWDRLFRIEKSRSRSYGGSGLGLSIVKEIVEKHGGTVHVVSKIGKGSTFTIKIPK comes from the coding sequence ATGAAAAAACTTTCATTTAAGCTAGGCATACTATTCGTCATCTTTATTTTACTTATTGAATCTATGCTTTTCTTCTTTTTATATATTTCTATAACTAGTGAGCGAGTGAACAGTGAGACGAATAATCTTTTATCACGTGGGAAAAATCATCGTGATATTTTGGAAGAAAATTTTAATGAAAATACAATAGGTCATGTAGCTTTAATGGAATCTGCTGCTGAAACCATGGTTGTTATTACCGATGATAATTTTTCAGTGATACAAGCTTCTAATGAAATAAATAGGGATATGCAAACATTAATGAATAGGGCAAAAAATATGTCTTTTACACACCATGGGGTTCTCATTGAAACTAGGTGGGATACACAGCCATACCTTGCTACGGCTACTCCCATTGAAATTAACAATTCTACCAAAGGTTATGTATTTATGTTCCTTGGTACGGAATCCATCCGAAAAATGATCACTGATCTAACAATTTTGTTCTTAGTAACTGGAGGCGCCACTGTTCTTTTTTCGATTATAACTATTACTTTTCTATCTAGATTTATTACTCATCCAATTATGCAAATGAAAGTTGCTACAGATAAGTTAAATGAAGGTTTGCATGATGTAAAGTTAGATATTTATCGTGAGGATGAATTAGGTGAGCTTGCACAGTCCATTCAAAAGCTTTCTAATGATCTGGAACACTTAAAAAAAACAAGATCTGAATTTTTGTCTAGTATTTCTCATGAGTTACGTACTCCTTTAACGTATCTAAAAGGATATGCTGATATATTAAAAAGACCAAACCTAAGCGAAGACGACAAGCAAAAGTATATAACCATTATCCAAGAGGAAGCCAATCATTTAACAACTTTGGTTAAGGACTTATTTATATTAGCAAAAGTAGATGACAATGAATTTTCCATCAGAAAAGAACCTATTAATTTGTGCCAATACCTTAAAGAAATAATTGGAAGATTTCAACCAGCTTTCCACGAGAAGGTAATTGAACTGAATTTAGAATGTAATGATAATTTACAAGTTGAAATAGATCCTATTCGGTTTCGACAAGTCATTGATAATCTAATTGATAATGCCTGGAAATATTCATCTTCACATTCTAGTGTCACGGTTTCAGTGGTGGAAGGTCATAAAGTTATAGTCTTGAAAATTACAGACCAAGGGGAAGGGATTCCAGCAAAAGACATTCCGTTTATCTGGGATCGACTTTTTAGGATTGAAAAATCAAGGTCTCGATCCTATGGTGGTAGTGGACTTGGACTTTCTATAGTTAAAGAAATTGTGGAAAAACATGGAGGTACAGTCCATGTAGTAAGTAAAATTGGAAAAGGATCAACTTTTACAATAAAAATACCTAAATAA
- a CDS encoding response regulator transcription factor, translating to MTKILLVDDEQRMLDLLELYLEPQGYQCDKAISGKIALDKIDQNNYDLILLDVMMPEMDGWETCKRIKKQTDVPIIMVTARDMKEDVIKGLNLGADDYITKPYDEHVLLARIEALLRRTGKGSVVELNSLVWNNSTHQLTCKGEIISLTPKEFSLIGLLMKNPNRVFERDELIDLVWGWDSDIEGRTIDSHVRNVRDKIRSAGFPIEDHLKTVWGIGYKWTV from the coding sequence ATGACCAAAATACTATTAGTAGATGATGAACAGAGAATGCTTGACCTGTTGGAATTGTATCTAGAACCACAGGGTTATCAATGTGATAAAGCAATATCAGGAAAGATTGCTCTAGATAAGATAGATCAAAATAACTACGATTTAATTTTGCTAGATGTAATGATGCCTGAAATGGATGGTTGGGAGACATGCAAAAGGATTAAAAAACAAACGGATGTTCCTATTATAATGGTTACTGCAAGAGACATGAAAGAGGATGTAATTAAAGGTTTAAATTTAGGAGCAGATGATTATATCACCAAACCTTACGATGAACATGTACTTTTAGCTCGAATAGAAGCATTATTAAGAAGAACGGGAAAAGGATCTGTCGTGGAGCTTAATTCTCTAGTATGGAATAATAGTACACATCAGTTAACGTGTAAAGGTGAAATAATATCCCTAACCCCAAAAGAATTTTCTCTAATTGGTCTCCTGATGAAAAATCCAAATCGTGTTTTTGAAAGAGATGAATTAATCGACCTAGTTTGGGGCTGGGATTCAGATATTGAGGGACGAACGATTGATTCACATGTGCGAAATGTACGAGATAAAATCAGAAGTGCTGGGTTCCCAATTGAAGACCATTTAAAAACCGTATGGGGAATTGGATACAAATGGACAGTTTAA
- a CDS encoding B12-binding domain-containing radical SAM protein — MKVIVTTLNAKYIHTSLAIRYLKAYCEPEIPVEHVEYTIKDPVMNIVADLYSKKPDVIGFSCYIWNIEETIPIIEMLKKINPNIKVILGGPEVSYDVLHWLDQLPYVDYIVAGEGEATFKDLLQAIRDEREEEHFSKIAGIAYMHNGKPNINLPRPKLDLKTLPTPFRFEEDLPHLSKRVTYIETSRGCPYSCAFCLSSIEVGVRYFEIEKVKDDIRFLMKNGAKTVKFVDRTFNIKRDYALEMFQFLIDEHKPGVVFQFEITADIMRPEVIEFLNENAPKGLFRFEIGVQSTNDLTNQLVERRQNFEKLTRTVMMVKEGGKIVQHLDLIAGLPEEGYDSFRKTFNDVFTFRIEEVQLGFLKMLRGTGLRNRADEHDYVFMDKSPYEILGNNVLSFDEIIRIKRVEDVLEKYWNDHRMDYTVEFLIDHIFDSAFDFFQLFGDYWEQKGWSRIGHQLEDLFKRLLSFLEIQKVDKQEIIEGLMKYDYFRHQKYKPRTTWWEFSMDKTEQSNYMKKLARTPEIVSTEFAELNLSEKDLHKHTMIEVLAFDLERYLEKGEAKKTPTLLITYYGPKTEQAEAYTVAISRFN, encoded by the coding sequence TTGAAAGTTATTGTGACAACTTTAAATGCAAAATATATTCATACATCCTTAGCCATCCGATATTTGAAAGCTTATTGTGAACCAGAGATACCAGTCGAGCATGTAGAATATACTATTAAAGATCCGGTAATGAACATTGTAGCCGATCTGTATTCCAAGAAACCGGATGTGATAGGCTTTAGCTGTTATATATGGAATATCGAAGAAACGATTCCTATTATAGAAATGCTTAAAAAAATAAATCCCAATATAAAAGTCATTTTAGGTGGTCCCGAAGTTTCTTATGACGTTCTTCATTGGTTAGATCAACTTCCGTATGTTGATTACATTGTTGCAGGGGAAGGAGAGGCTACTTTTAAAGATTTACTTCAGGCAATAAGAGATGAGAGAGAGGAAGAGCATTTTTCTAAAATTGCTGGAATTGCCTATATGCATAACGGAAAGCCTAATATTAATTTACCTCGTCCCAAATTGGATTTAAAGACCTTACCTACACCGTTTCGGTTTGAGGAAGACTTACCACACCTCTCTAAAAGGGTGACTTATATTGAAACAAGTCGCGGATGTCCTTATTCCTGCGCATTCTGTTTGTCGTCCATTGAAGTGGGAGTGCGGTATTTTGAAATTGAAAAAGTCAAAGATGATATAAGATTTCTGATGAAAAACGGAGCTAAAACAGTTAAGTTTGTTGATCGTACTTTTAACATTAAGAGGGATTACGCTCTTGAAATGTTCCAATTTTTAATTGATGAACACAAACCTGGTGTAGTTTTTCAATTTGAAATTACAGCTGATATCATGCGACCTGAGGTTATTGAATTTTTAAATGAAAATGCTCCTAAAGGTTTATTCCGTTTTGAAATTGGGGTTCAGTCCACCAATGATCTAACCAATCAATTAGTGGAAAGAAGGCAAAACTTTGAAAAGCTAACAAGAACGGTCATGATGGTTAAAGAAGGAGGGAAGATTGTTCAGCATTTGGATTTAATTGCTGGACTTCCGGAAGAAGGATATGATTCGTTCCGTAAAACCTTTAATGATGTTTTTACTTTCCGGATAGAAGAGGTCCAATTAGGCTTCTTAAAAATGCTGCGCGGGACAGGACTAAGGAATCGTGCTGATGAGCATGATTATGTGTTTATGGACAAATCACCTTATGAGATTTTAGGAAATAATGTCTTAAGTTTTGACGAGATCATTCGAATCAAACGAGTGGAAGATGTTTTAGAAAAATACTGGAACGATCATCGAATGGATTATACCGTTGAATTTTTAATAGATCACATATTTGATTCAGCATTTGATTTCTTTCAACTTTTTGGAGACTATTGGGAACAAAAGGGATGGTCAAGAATTGGTCATCAACTGGAGGATCTTTTTAAACGTCTCCTATCTTTTTTAGAAATACAAAAAGTGGACAAGCAAGAAATCATTGAAGGGCTTATGAAATATGATTATTTTAGGCATCAAAAATATAAACCAAGAACAACTTGGTGGGAATTTTCCATGGATAAAACTGAGCAATCAAACTATATGAAAAAGCTTGCTAGAACACCTGAGATCGTTTCAACAGAATTTGCCGAATTAAATCTATCTGAAAAAGATCTTCATAAACATACTATGATAGAGGTTTTAGCGTTTGATCTTGAGCGCTATCTTGAAAAGGGAGAAGCAAAAAAAACTCCTACACTTTTGATCACGTATTATGGACCAAAAACTGAACAGGCTGAAGCATATACAGTTGCTATATCTCGTTTCAATTAA
- a CDS encoding TIGR04190 family B12-binding domain/radical SAM domain protein, which produces MKFDLVLLHAPSVYDFRKNALLAGPISDVVPSSPVFEMYPIGFTSIAEYLEKHGMRVKIINIANRMLTDESYDVENVIKNIKTKAFGIDLHWLPHAHGSIEIAKLIKRFHPKIPIIFGGLSATYYHKELIEYPEIDFVMRGDSTEKLMLQWLNNVKNSTHNYRSIPNLTWENSSGEKVYNQLSHIPDSLDEFDIPGYRYAIKSVFKYRSLRDSIPYNGWLQYPNTAVLTAKGCTQACLICGGSKQSYKDNCKRKTLATRSPKKLVEDIQFIQRFTRAPIFILHDIRQAGKEYVNEFYERLSRIKVKNELVFELFQYANEDYFEKIEKVVPKYSIELTLESHDEKLRRFNGKFNCTNEKVIKTLQSALKHNCSKVDIFFMSGIPRQNYDSVLQNVDFCEEIHLSCNEDKRLSYFIAPLAPFLDPASPAFENPEKYGYKKFCHTLEDHRKQITQPSWKYMLSFETDYMTRDEIVRSTYDSARKLNNFKLKYQLIDKKTHKEVKENLEKSLVYIDLIDEIMSLPDLKRTIELKKLKEKMEQVNEYSICGKNELKWEVKKNYANFLSLTVIGLELLISDKFILMKQHVRQSVQWFLQLREKHV; this is translated from the coding sequence ATGAAGTTTGATCTTGTATTATTACATGCACCTAGTGTTTATGACTTTCGCAAAAATGCATTACTAGCTGGTCCTATTAGTGATGTGGTACCTTCTTCTCCAGTATTTGAGATGTACCCTATTGGTTTTACAAGTATAGCTGAATATCTAGAAAAGCATGGTATGCGTGTAAAAATCATTAATATCGCTAATCGAATGCTTACGGATGAAAGTTACGATGTGGAAAACGTTATTAAGAATATAAAAACGAAAGCTTTTGGCATCGATTTACACTGGCTTCCACACGCACATGGGAGTATTGAAATTGCTAAACTAATTAAGCGTTTCCATCCGAAAATCCCAATTATTTTTGGAGGATTATCTGCCACTTATTATCATAAGGAATTGATAGAATATCCAGAAATAGATTTTGTTATGAGAGGAGACTCTACTGAAAAATTGATGCTTCAATGGCTGAACAATGTTAAAAACTCCACACATAACTATAGAAGTATTCCTAACTTGACATGGGAAAACTCCTCAGGAGAAAAGGTATACAACCAATTAAGCCATATCCCTGATTCCCTAGATGAGTTTGATATCCCTGGGTACCGGTACGCTATTAAATCTGTTTTTAAATATCGCAGTTTACGAGATTCCATACCGTATAATGGATGGCTGCAATATCCTAATACAGCAGTTTTGACAGCAAAGGGATGTACTCAAGCATGCCTCATCTGCGGAGGATCGAAGCAATCCTATAAAGATAATTGCAAAAGAAAAACGCTCGCAACAAGGTCTCCTAAAAAGTTGGTGGAGGATATTCAATTTATTCAGAGATTTACCAGAGCACCTATCTTTATTCTTCATGATATACGTCAAGCTGGAAAGGAGTATGTCAACGAATTCTATGAACGGCTTAGTCGTATAAAGGTGAAAAATGAATTAGTTTTTGAGTTGTTCCAATATGCAAATGAAGACTATTTTGAGAAAATCGAAAAAGTTGTTCCAAAGTATAGCATTGAATTAACATTGGAATCCCATGACGAAAAACTTCGCCGCTTCAATGGAAAGTTTAACTGTACAAACGAAAAAGTCATTAAAACCTTACAATCCGCTCTTAAGCACAACTGTTCAAAAGTAGACATTTTCTTCATGTCGGGAATTCCTCGGCAAAATTACGACAGTGTTCTTCAAAATGTGGATTTTTGTGAAGAAATTCATTTGTCATGTAATGAGGACAAAAGATTATCTTATTTCATTGCTCCACTTGCTCCTTTTCTTGACCCGGCAAGTCCAGCATTTGAAAATCCCGAAAAATATGGATATAAGAAATTTTGCCATACGTTAGAGGATCATCGTAAACAAATTACTCAGCCTTCCTGGAAGTATATGCTCAGTTTCGAAACCGATTATATGACACGCGATGAAATTGTTCGTTCTACGTACGATTCAGCAAGGAAACTTAATAATTTTAAGTTAAAGTACCAACTTATCGACAAAAAGACCCATAAAGAAGTTAAAGAAAACTTAGAAAAGTCACTAGTTTATATTGATTTAATCGATGAGATTATGTCTTTACCTGATTTAAAAAGAACCATAGAATTAAAGAAATTAAAAGAAAAGATGGAGCAAGTGAACGAATATAGTATTTGTGGGAAAAATGAGTTGAAATGGGAAGTCAAAAAGAATTATGCTAATTTTCTTTCCTTGACCGTTATTGGTTTAGAACTACTGATTAGCGACAAGTTTATACTTATGAAACAACATGTAAGACAATCTGTTCAGTGGTTTCTACAACTAAGAGAAAAGCATGTTTAA
- a CDS encoding SDR family oxidoreductase, whose product MKILVVGANGQIGKHLVRFIQESGNHVARAMIRKEEQASYFEQLGAETAVSDLEKDIDDIATAAKGVDAIVFTAGSGPHTGKDKTIMVDLDGAVKTIEAAKVAGVQRFFMVSSFDTTREAIQAAPPSFAPYVAAKHYADEWLRATDLDYTIVHPGALTNDKGIGKVEVASKVERGEVPREDVASVIYHCIENNSTIGKEFQVVTGTTPVSEAVHSI is encoded by the coding sequence TTGAAAATTCTCGTAGTCGGGGCAAATGGACAAATTGGTAAACATCTCGTTAGATTCATTCAAGAAAGTGGAAATCATGTGGCTAGAGCCATGATCCGCAAGGAAGAGCAAGCTTCTTATTTTGAACAATTAGGGGCTGAAACAGCAGTTTCTGATCTTGAAAAAGATATTGATGACATTGCTACGGCAGCTAAAGGTGTAGATGCTATAGTGTTCACAGCTGGTTCGGGTCCTCATACTGGAAAAGATAAAACGATTATGGTTGATCTTGACGGGGCTGTAAAAACAATTGAGGCTGCTAAAGTTGCTGGTGTTCAAAGATTTTTCATGGTTAGTTCTTTTGATACGACAAGAGAAGCTATTCAAGCAGCACCACCATCTTTTGCACCGTATGTTGCAGCAAAACATTATGCAGATGAATGGTTAAGGGCTACTGATCTAGATTATACAATTGTTCATCCGGGAGCTTTAACAAACGACAAAGGGATAGGGAAAGTTGAAGTTGCATCTAAAGTGGAGCGGGGAGAAGTTCCACGTGAGGATGTTGCGAGTGTTATTTACCATTGTATCGAAAATAATTCTACTATTGGTAAAGAATTTCAAGTTGTAACTGGAACTACTCCTGTTTCAGAAGCCGTCCATTCTATTTAA